The DNA sequence CGCCGCGCACGTCCGCTACCGGGGCGGCCTGGCCGTGCTGGCCTACCCGGACCTGGCGGCGACCACCGTGACGGCGGACTTCGCCACCCTGCGGGCCGGGTCGGCGGAGTTGGACTTCCCGGGGCACGCCGAGCGCACCGCGCAGGTGCTGAACGCGGTGAAGGCGGCGGTCGTGGCGCAGGACTCCGGGTTCGGCCCACCGCCCGCGGCGCACCCGTTCGCCCGGGCGGGCGGGTTGCGCGCCGGGCGGGTCGGGGCCGCGTGGCGGGTGGCACGGCGGCAGTTGTGGACCCGGATGTGGGGCCTGATGGCGGGGCTGGGCGCGGTGGTGGGGCTGGCGGCGGCGTTCGACCTGGACCTCGGCCGTGCCGCGTGGCCGGAGCAGGTCGCCGTGCGGGTCGCGGCCGTGCCCGCGGGGTTCGCCGCGGGCCTGGCGTTCTCCGCGGTGGTCGTCCTGCTCACCGGTGCGGGGTACGGGGCCGTGTGCGTCGTGGTGCGGTTGGCCGCCGTGCCGGGGCGGGTCCTCACCCGGCGAAGGCGAGACCGGCGAGCACGCCGCCGAACACCAGCAGGTACGTCACCAGCACCCAGCGCCGGGCGCGGTGGTAGCGCGGCTCGACGGTGAGCACCACGTCCACGGCGACGCCCGCCGGCACGGCCGCCCGGAACGCCGACGCCACCTCGTCGACCGGGGCGTGCACGTCACCCAGCGGCCACGCGAAACCGCGCTCCCGGTCCGAGGCGATCCCGTGGCGGTAGCCGCCGAACCCGGTGAACGGCACGTCGTCCCACACCCGCCCGGCGGCTTCCGGCGACACGTGCAGCGTCACCCGGGTCAGCCCGCGAACCCGCCCGACGACCACCCGTTCGAACCCGGCGCGGGCCCAGTCCACCGAGAGGGGTTTCGCCTCGAACCCCAGGCGTGCGGCCAGGTCCGGCCCGCGGCCGAGGACCAGCGCGGTCCGGCCGACCTCCACCCGCCTCCACCAGGCCACGTGGACCTCGGCCCCCAGCACCGACCACGCGACCAGCGTGAACAGGACGGTCGTGACGCCGTTGCCGCCGAGCGCCTGCCCGAACCACGGCCCGATCCCCACGACCGCCGCCCTGCCCACCACCTCGACCACGCGGACCGAACGGGGGATCGAGACGCGGAAGGTGACCGGCTCGTGGTCTTCGCGGGGGTCGGGACGTCTCGGCGCGGCCGGCTCGTCCTCGTTCCGCGGCACGGGTTCGGGACGGCCGGCCGGTAGCGGGCGCAGTCGGCCGGCGGGCGGGGCCAGGCGCGCCACCTCCCGGGCGGCCTCGGCCGGGTCGAGCCGGTCGCGCGCGGACCGGACCAGGGCGTGCGCCAGGTAGGTCAGGCCGCCCGCGCGGTCGTCGTAGACACCCTCCCGGCTGGCCAGGCAGAACACCAGCGCCCCGCCGGTGGCGCGCTCGACGCGGTCGGCCAGTTCGTCGACGTCGGACACGTCCGGCGGGATCTCGGCGAAGCAGAGGTCCAGCACGACCAGCTTCGTGCGGGCGGCGTGCGCGTCGACCGCTCGCAGCACGTCCCGGGCCCGCAGCCAGGTGGACTCGTCGTCGGCGTCGCTGTCGGCCACGGCGAGCCGCACGTCCCCGTCGTCGGACAGCCGCGCGTGCCCGACGTAGTAGAAGACCAGGGCGTCCGCGTCGTCCCGGAGCAGCCCTTCCACCAGCCGCGCCACCTGCACGGCCCCAGCCGGATCGCTCACCACCGCCACGCGTGACGTCGGCCAACCCGACCCGGGTCCGATCAAAGCGGACCGCAACGCCTGGACGCCGCGGTCGGCCGCCGGGAGGTCGGGCAGCGCGGCGTAGCGGGCGCAGCCGACGAGGATCGCGCGTGACGCGTCACCCCCACCCATACCGCGACCCTAGCCCCGCCCCGGGCCCGGTCGTCCGCCGTGAAGCGGTCGGTCAGCCCGTCCCCGCCTGGTAGACCGGATCGGGAAAGGGGAACGCGATGGAGGAGCGGAAGTCGTTCGGCACGGCGGCCGCGGCGTATGCCGAGCACCGGCCGGACTACGCACGAGCGGCGCCGCGGTGGGCGGTGGCGTCCGCGCCCGGTCCGCGGGTGCTCGACCTCGGGGCGGGCACGGGCAAGCTGACCGCCTCGCTGGTGGCACTGGGGCTCGACGTCGTCGCGGTCGAACCGGACCCGGCCATGCTGACCGAGCTGCGCCGGGCGCTGCCGTCCGTCCGCGCGCTGCGGGGCAGCGCCGAGGCGATCCCGCTGCCGGACGGGTCGGTGGACGCCGTGGTGGCCGGGAACGCGATGCACTGGTTCGACATGGCGGTCGCGGGACCGGAGATCGCCAGGGTCCTCGCGCCCGGCGGCGTCCTGGCCGGCCTGTGGAACGTCCTGGACGACCACGTCGAGTGGGTCGCCGAACTCGGGCGGGTCGCCGGGGCCGTCGTCGTCGGGCCGCGTGACACGGTGACCGGGTGGCGTGCGGCGACGGCCGACCCGCACCTGCCGGGTGGCCCGCCGGCCCGGTTCGGCGCGCCGGAGCACGCCGAGTTCCCGCACGGGCAGCGGCGGACCGCCGAGTCACTCGTGTCGACGCTCGCGACGCGGGCCGGCGTGCTGGTCCTGCCCGCCCGCGACCGGCGGGCGGTGCTCGACCGGATCAGGGTCTTCCTCACGAGCGACCCCCGGACCGGACGTGGCGAGTTCACGCTCCCGATGTGGACGGGTGTGCTGCGCGTGCGGCGGCTCTGAGAGCGGAACACCGCCGCACGCGCGCACACCGATCAGGACACCTTCCGGGCCGCCACGTCCCACACGGCGTGCAGCGGGCCGGTCAGGCGCAGCTTCCAGCCGCGGGGTGCGGCCCGCGTGCCCGGTGCCGGCCGCACGTTGGGCATCCGCTCCAGCAGCACGTCCAGCGCGGTCCGCGCCGCGGCGGTGACCAGCGGGTGCGCCGGGCAGCCGTGCGGGCCGACGCCGAAGCCCAGGTGCGTGCGGACGTCGCGGTGCAGGTCGAACCGGTCGGGGTCGGTGAACTCGTCCTCGTCCCGGTTGGCCGAGGCGATGGCGGCGGCGATCTGGCTGTCCGCCGGGATGTCCCGGCCGCCCAGCGTCACGTCCCGGGTCGTGCGCCTGCCCAGCACGCCGACCGGCCCGCTCCACCGCAACGCCTCGTACACCGCCGCGCCGAGCAGCGCCCGGTCGGCGCGGACGGCGGCGAGCTGGTCCGGCTCGGACCACAACGCCACCAGCGTCCAGGCCGCCAACCACCCCGGCTCGATCACGCTCAACCCGAGGTGCTTGAGCACCGGCAGCACGTCGGCGTCCGGCCGCGCGTCCCGGCCGCGCCGGTTGGCGTGCAGCAGGTGCGAGATCACCGACCGGTCGGGGTGCTCGCGCAGCCTGCCGACCAGCGCGGTCACCGCCGCGTCGTCGGCCATCACCCCGGCCGCCCGGGCGTCCACCGCCGGGTCGCGGCCGAAGTTGTTCGCCACGTCGGTGAGCACCTGCCCCCACCGCCGCAACTCGTCCGCCCCCTCGGGCCCGGCGCCGAGGTGCGCGGCCATGGCGATCGCGGTGACCGGCTCGAAGTAGTCCGCGGCCAGGTCGGCGCCGCCGGTCGGGGCGAGGTCGTCGGCCACGCGGTGCGCGATCGGTCGGGCGGTGGTGTCGACGTAGTCGGTCACCCGGTGGGGGTCGTAGTCGTGCCGGAACGCCTCCCGCACGTCCCGGTGCGACGGCCCCTCCCGGAACAGCATGGGCGCGCCGCCGCACAGCGCGTGCAGCGGCGACGACGGCTGGTCCGTGGTGAACCGCTCGGTGTCGGTCAGCACGGTGCGGACGTCACTCCAGCGGGTGACCAGCCACTGGCGCGCCTCCGGCACCCAGCCGACCGGCTCGTCCCGGCGCAGCCGCGCGTACGCGGGGTAGGGGTCGGTCTCCAGCTCCCGGATCGTGACCACGGCGTCAGTCCGTGAACGACGGGGCGGTCGCCTCGGGCAGCGGGAACGGGTGGCTGCCCAGCTTCTCGGTGTGCCTGGCCAGGCTCTCCAGGAACTTCGCCGCGAGGTCGAGCGTGAACCCCTGCCGGCACACCACGCGCAGCACGTGCACGTGCTCCAGGTTGGGTGGCAGGCTGTACGCGGGCACGTGCCAGCCGTCGCCCTTGAGCGCCTCGGACAGGTGGTACACGGTGAAGCCGACGGCCTTCGGGTCGCGCAGGCGGAACGCCACCACCGGCAGGTCCTCGCCGTCACCGACGATGTCGAACGGCCCGACGGCCTCGATGCCCTTGGCGACGTGCCGCGCCACCTCCTGGCACCGCTGCGCGATCATCCGGTAGCCGGCCATCCCGTTGCGCAGGAACTGGTAGTACTGCGCGATCACGCCGGACGCCGGCCGGGAGAAGTTCAGCGTGAACGTCGGGTGGTGGCCGCCGAGCACGTTGCAGTCGAAGACCAGCGACTCGGGCAGGTACTCGGGGTCGCGCCACAGGCACCACCCCGACCCCGGGTAGACGAGGCCGAACTTGTGGCCGGACGCGTTGATCGACACCACCCGGGGCAGCGCGAAGTCCCAGGCGACGTCCACGTCGAGGAACGGCGCGACGAACCCGCCGCTGGCCGCGTCGACGTGCAGCGGCACGTCCACGCCCCGGTCGGCCGCCACCGCGTCGAGCGCGGCGGCGATCTCCGCGACCGGGTCGTAGCGCCCGTCCTGGGTGCTGCCGAGCACCGCGACGACGCCGATCGTGTTGCCGTCCACCGCCTCGGCGGTGAGCTCCGGGTCGAGGGTCGTGCGGCCCTCCTCCAGCGGCACCACGCGGGCCTCCACGTCCCAGAAGTTGCAGAACTTCGGCCAGCAGACGTGGACGTGGGCGCCGAACACCATGTTCGGCGTGCCCGTGCCGCCGCGCTCGCGCCAGCGGCGCAGCATGGCCAGCCCGGCGAGCATGGCCGCTTCCGAGCTGCCGCTGGTGGAACAGCCGATGAACCGGCCGTCGTCCTCGTGCCACAGGCCGGCCAGCGCGTTGATGCACTCCTGCTCGATGTCGGAGCTGGCCGGGTACTCCTCGCGGTTCATGAGGTTGATCGCGGCCGTGTCGGCGTAGATCCGCTCCAGCTCCGGTTCGGCGGACGTGGTGCAGAACGTGGCCAGGTTGAGGGCGGCCCGGCCGTCGAGCAGCAGCCGCGAGTGCACGATGCCCGCCGCGACGCCCGCGGGGATCGGGTTCTCCGGCAGCCTGCCCTTGGGGATGACGTCCTCGTCGATCCGCTGCGCGAAAACGGGAGCGACCTGCACGTCGCGCTCATCGGTGATGACGCGCTGCAAACTCATGGTGACCTCATTCTGCGGGATGCCGAGGAACACCAAGAGGTCTATCGCGGGAATCGCGGCAACGGTTAGCCCTGTTCAGGTGGAGTGGGTGTCACCTGTTCGAGTCGAGCGCGTCGTGATTTCCGCCGCGCGCAGGGCGAAGTCGCACTCCTGATCACCCGGAATTGCGGCACGAACGAGCGCACGAAGCCGTTTTCGGCGGCGGAACGTGAGATCGCCGGTGCGGCATTACGTCATTTCGGCGACACCTCGGCGCGGCAGGCTGGCGCACGCGGAGTCACCGGACGGGTTGGCGCAGCACGGTCCGGAGCCTCGCGGGCTCGGTCCGGCGCGGGTCGCCGACGTAGACCTCGTGGTGCGGCCCGGTCATCCGCAGGCCGTTGGTCCGCAGCCACTCGCCGTGCAACCTGGCCAACACCGGTCCTTCGTCGTCGTATGGCCCGATGTGCAGGACCTGGGCGCTGGTGCCCTCGTGCAGGACGTGCCGGTGGACGTCGGCGACGGTCGGCAGATCCTTCTTGGCCGACGCGACCCGCTTGGCCTCCTCGATGGCCTCCTCGGTGATCCAGTCGGGTTGGCTGATGAGCATCCGCCAGTGCCAGGAGTCCTTGGCCCGGGTGGTGAACACCTCCGGGTCGTCGGCCCACCACAGCCCTTCCAGCGGCGCCACGACGAGGTCGCGCCCCGCGCGCTTGCTCGTGAACTTGATCGCGTAGGCGACGGTGTAGAGCGCCTCGACGGCGCGGGCGTAGTCGGGGCTGGTGTTGGGGTCGCCGCGGCCGTCGACGGCGAGGAACTGCTGTTCGGGCACGTCGACGAGCGCCCAGTCGGTGTTCTTGGGCGCGTAGAGCCGCTTGAGCTCCCGCTTGACGTCGTAGCGGTCGGCGCTCACGGCCTGCCGTCCTCCTGGTCGGGTGTCGTGGTCACTTCGGCCCGGTAGGCGGACAGCCAGCGCTGTTCGGCTTCCAGTTGGGCCAGCGAGAAGTCGAAGATCGCGCGGGCGAAGCGGGGCGCGTGCGGTTGGGCGGCGGCGGCCGCGCGGAGCTCGGTGATCTTGGCGGCGACGGCGTCGGCCCGCCGGTGGAGCGCGGCGCGCAGCCGGTCCGGCGGGATGGCGGGTTCGTTGGCCAGCCCGACGAGCACGGGCGGGAACACCGGCCGCAGTTCGGCCACCGCCGCTTCGGCGGCCCGCGCGCACGCCCGGCGCCCGTCCGCCGTGGGGCCGAAGACCTTGCGCGCCCTGCCCCGCCGCGCGTTCGGCTCGCCGACCTCCTCGACCAGGCCCCGGTCGCGCAGCTTGGCCAGCAGGTAGTAGATGGAGCTGAACCCGATCTCGGTCCACTCCCGCGAACCGCGGGCGGTGATCACCTCTTCCAACTCGTAGCCGTGCCGGGGCCGCTCCACCAGCAGGCCGAGGAGGGTCAGCTCCGCGGGTGTCAGGTCCATGCACTTACTCTAGTACTAGAATAAGTGGCCGTCCGCCGTGGACGGTCGGCACCGCGGGGCGATCAGGCGTCGAGGCCGAACGCGGGCAGCAGCGCGTTGTCGTGGAAGCGGGTCAGGGCGGCGATGCGGTCGCCGGCCAGGGTCAGCACGAGCATGCCGTGCGGGTGCGGTACCGATGTCCCGGGATCGCGCACGTAGAGGCCGTACGCGGGCTGCCCGTTGGCCCGGGTCGGGACCAGCACGTGCCGCCGGTCGTCGCGCAGCGCGACCGAGGCCAGGAAGTGCCCGACGGCGTCCGGGCCGTGGTACTCCTGGGGCAGCGGCGGCATGGACAGCCGCACGTCGTCGGTCAGCATCGCCACGATCGCGGCCACGTCGCCGGCCTGGAACGCGCGGGTGAAGTCGGCCACGACCCGCCGTTCCCGCGGCGACCCCGGCAGCGGCGCGCGGTCGCGGCCCGGCAGGTCGCCCGCCACCGCCGCCCGCGCCCGCTTCAAGGCGCCGGCGACGCCGTTCTCGGTGGTGCCCAGCATGTCCGCGACCTCGGCCGCGCGGAACTGCAGCACGTCGCGCAGCACCAGCACGGCCCGCTGCTGCGCGGGCAGCCCCTGCACCGCGGCCAGGAAGGCCAGTGACACCGACTCCCGCTGCTCGTACCGCGCCTCCGGGCCGGGCCCGCGGTCGACGACGTCGTCGAGCAGGGCGTCGGGGCAGGGCTCCAGCCGCAGCGGTTCGGCCCGGTGGTGCGACGGCTCGGGGAACGCGACGTCCGGCTGGTCTGCCGGGGCCCGCCGGGACACCGCGCGCAAGGCGTTGAGGCAGCGGTTGGTGGCGATCCGGTACAGCCACGTCCGCACCGACGCGCGCTCCTCGTACCCGCCGATCCCGCGCCACGCCGCCAGCAACGTCTCCTGCACCACGTCCTCGGCGTCCTGCACCGAGCCCAGCATGCGGTAGCAGTGCACGTGCAACTCGCGGCGGTACGGCTCGACCACCGCGCGGAACGCCTCGCCGTCACCGGCGCGCGCCGACGCCACCAGTTCCCGCTCCGGGGGGCCGACCCGGGACGACGCGGTGGGGTCGGCGGCCGGCGGGTTCCCTGACATGTGACTCCTCCTCCGACGCGCCCTTCCGGTGGGCCGTCGGCCCGCCCACGAGTATCCGCCACGGCGACGACGCCCCGGCCGTGGTCGACGCCCGGGGATCGTGCCGGTCAGCGGTCAGCGGTCAGCGGTCAGCGGTCGGCCGGGTCGAACCGCACGCAGCAGTGACCCGCCGAGGGGGCGAGGCGGGCGGTCAGGTCGGTGGCGGCCAGGCCGTCGAGCAGGCCGTCGAGCAGGCAGAGGTTCATGCCGCAGACGAGCTCGGTGTGCTGCCGGGCCAGGGTGTGGAACGGGCAGTTGCCCAGCACGATGGACGTGCCGGGCCCGGTGGCGCGCGGCTCGAAGCCGAAGCTCTCCAGCGCCTCCACCACGGCGGGCCCGCCGTCCTGATCGGCGGGCGCGTCGGCACGGGCCGTCTCGCCGAGGTTCCGCCCCAGGTCGCGGGCTCGGCGGTGCAGCACGGCGCGTGGTGGCTCGCCGGAGGTCTCGGCCTCGGTCAGGGCGTCGGCGAGCAGCAGGCCGGCCAGTTCGTAGCGCCGGTCGGGCAGCGACACGGCGATCTGCTCGGCGGAGCGCCGGTACAGCTTGGCGGGCCGGCCCGCGCCGGGGCCGGTGCGGCCGGTGCGGCGCTCGTGGACGACTTCCAGCAGTCCCTCGGCGACGAGCCGGTCGAGGTGGAACGCGACCGTGGTGCGTGCCGCGCCCACGGCCTCGGCGGCCTCGTCCCGGCTCACCGGCGCGGGTCGGCGCACCACGAAGTCGTACAGCCGGCGGCGGGTCGGCTCGTCGAGCGCCGCGACGGCCGAGATGTGCGCCTCGGGCTGGCTGGCGTCACCCATCTTCTAAAACCTACTTCTGTTGACGAAATTTGAGCCTGGCTTCTAAGGTTAGCCGAAGTTGTCGATAGAAGGAGTGAGAGTCATGGCCACCGAGGTGTCCGGCGTACCGCCGACCGGTCGCGTGTTGCGATCCGACCCCGCCCACCAGGCGTTCCTGCTCCTGCGCACCGTGTTCACGGTCGCGCCGGTGCTGTTCGGGCTCGACAAGTTCGCCGGTGTGCTCGTGGACTGGCCGAGGTACCTGGCGCCGTGGCTCGACGGCGTCCTGCCCGGTACCGCGCAGCAGGCCATGTACGCCGTCGGCGTGGTGGAGGTCGTCGCGGGCGTCCTGGTCGCGGTGGCGCCCCGGTTCGGCGGTCCCCTGGTCGCGGCGTGGCTGGCCGGGATCATCGTCGACCTGCTGACCCTGCCGGGGTACTACGACGTGGCGCTGCGCGACTTCGGCCTGCTCGTCGCCGCGCTCGCGCTGGCCCGCCTGGCGGTGCGGTACGCCCCGGCCCGCGGTGGGCGGGCGCGGTGACCACCCTCGCGCGCCAACCCTCGTTCGACCCGCCCGCGGGCTCGCACCGGCGGCCGCACCCGGTGCACGGGCGCCCCGGCGTGGACGTCGAAGCGGCCCGGCGGGCGGTGGCCGACCTGCTCGTCGCGCTGGGCAAGGACCCGGCGTCGGAGCACCTGGCCGACACGCCGCGCCGGGTCGCCCACGCCTACGCCGAGATGCTGACCCCGCGCGAGTTCGACCTGACCACGTTCCCGAACGAGGAGGGTTACGACGAGCTGGTGCTGGCCCGCGGCATCCCGGTGCAGTCGCTGTGCGAGCACCACATGCTGCCGTTCCAGGGGGTCGCGCACGTGGGTTACCTGCCGGGGGAGCGCATCCTCGGCCTGTCGAAGCTCGCCCGCGTGGTCGAGCTGTTCGCCCGCGACCTGCAGGTGCAGGAACGGCTGACCAAGCAGGTCGCGGGCTGGCTGCTGGAGCACCTGGCACCGCGCGGCGTCGGCGTGGTCGTGGAGGCCGAGCACCTGTGCCTGTCGCTGCGCGGCGTGCGGGCGGCCGGCTCGCGCACGGTCACGTCCGCGATGCTCGGCGCGTTGCGCGACGACGCCCGGACCCGGCAGGAGTTCTTCGCCCTCACCGGCGTCCGGGCGTAGTCGGCCCGTCCCGGCCGCGCTCAGGTCTTCCGCGCGGCCACCGGCGGAGGTGCGAGGTCGGTCGCGCCGCGCTCCAGGCTCTCGGGCAGGGAAGCGCGGTAGATCGGCATCGCGGCGGCGGTGGTCACGATCGCGACGGCGACGAGGATCGCGAACAGCTCCGGTGTCACCAGGCCGTGCGCGAGCCCGATGTTGATGAAGATCAGGATCATCAGGCCGCGCGCGTTCATCAGCCCACCGACCGCCGACGCGTAGCGCCACGAGAAGCCCTGGGCGCGCACCACCGCCGCGCAGCCCAGGTACTTCCCGGCGAACGCCACCGCCATGATCACCGCGAGCGGCCACCACAGCCCGCCGCCCGCACCGAAGCCGGACACCTGCGTGTTCAGCCCGCTGAACGCGAAGAACACCGGCAGCAGCAGGATCGAGTTCAGGTCGGTGAGCCGCGTCTCCAGCTCCCGCCGCACGATCGACGACTGCGGCATGGCCAAGCCGGTGACGAACCCGCCGAACACCGAGAACACGCCGATGTAGTCGGTGAACCAGCCGGCCACGAGCACGACCAGCAGCACGAGCGCCATCACGTCGCGGCTCATCCGGCCCTCGCGCTCGACCCGCGCGCCCAGCTTGGCGAACAGCGAGCGCCCCACCGTGAGCATCAGCAGCGCGAACACCGCCGCGCCCGCCACCGTGCCCGCCGCGTCGAACGGGCTGCCCGCCGCCGCGACCGCGATGATCACCGCCAGGATCACCCACGCCGCCGCGTCGTCGATCGCCGCCGCGACCAGGGTGAGGCCGCCGATCGGCGTGTTCGCGATGCCGCGCTCCTGCAGGATCCGCGCCAGCATGGGGAACGCGGTGATCGACAGCGCGCCGCCGACGAACAGCATGAACTCCCACCGGGTCGCGCCGTCCGGGCTCAGCGACCCGAAGAACAGCGCCGCCGCGCCCGCGCCCAGCGCGAACGTCGGCAGGATGCCCGACACCGCGAGCGCCGACGCCCGCCGCATGTTCCGCCCGGCGGCCAGGCCGTGGTCGAGCGAGGACCCGACCAGGAACATGTAGAACGTCAACCCGATCGTGCTGAGCACGTACAGGGTGTCCTTGACGTCGGCGGGGAAGACCTGGGCCTGCACGCCCGGCGCGACCGCGCCCAGCAGGGCGGGCCCGAGCAGGACGCCGGCGACCATCTCGCCGACCACCCTGGGCTGCTTGACCGCCATGGCGAGGCGCCCGCACAGCGTCGTCGCGGCCAGCACGACCGCGAGCGCGGCGAACACCTTCAACGCGAACTGGATCTGGTTCACTCGGTGATCTCCTGGGTGGAAGGCGGCTCGCGCCGCACCGGACGGCCCTCGGTGTCGTGCGTGTCGAAGTAGCGCCCGGCCAGGCGCAACCGGTGTGCGTGCAGGACCATGACCGTGCCCAGCACGAGCTGGACGACGCTGCGCCACACGTCCTCCCACCGGTCCCGCACCCGCAGGAACGCGCCGAGCGCGCCCAGCCCGCGCGGCGACTCGCCCGCGCGGACCAGCAGGCACGGGCCGCCGCTCGGCAGCGATCGGGTGTGCGTGACCGT is a window from the Saccharothrix saharensis genome containing:
- a CDS encoding caspase family protein; protein product: MGGGDASRAILVGCARYAALPDLPAADRGVQALRSALIGPGSGWPTSRVAVVSDPAGAVQVARLVEGLLRDDADALVFYYVGHARLSDDGDVRLAVADSDADDESTWLRARDVLRAVDAHAARTKLVVLDLCFAEIPPDVSDVDELADRVERATGGALVFCLASREGVYDDRAGGLTYLAHALVRSARDRLDPAEAAREVARLAPPAGRLRPLPAGRPEPVPRNEDEPAAPRRPDPREDHEPVTFRVSIPRSVRVVEVVGRAAVVGIGPWFGQALGGNGVTTVLFTLVAWSVLGAEVHVAWWRRVEVGRTALVLGRGPDLAARLGFEAKPLSVDWARAGFERVVVGRVRGLTRVTLHVSPEAAGRVWDDVPFTGFGGYRHGIASDRERGFAWPLGDVHAPVDEVASAFRAAVPAGVAVDVVLTVEPRYHRARRWVLVTYLLVFGGVLAGLAFAG
- a CDS encoding class I SAM-dependent methyltransferase; this translates as MEERKSFGTAAAAYAEHRPDYARAAPRWAVASAPGPRVLDLGAGTGKLTASLVALGLDVVAVEPDPAMLTELRRALPSVRALRGSAEAIPLPDGSVDAVVAGNAMHWFDMAVAGPEIARVLAPGGVLAGLWNVLDDHVEWVAELGRVAGAVVVGPRDTVTGWRAATADPHLPGGPPARFGAPEHAEFPHGQRRTAESLVSTLATRAGVLVLPARDRRAVLDRIRVFLTSDPRTGRGEFTLPMWTGVLRVRRL
- a CDS encoding cytochrome P450; translated protein: MVTIRELETDPYPAYARLRRDEPVGWVPEARQWLVTRWSDVRTVLTDTERFTTDQPSSPLHALCGGAPMLFREGPSHRDVREAFRHDYDPHRVTDYVDTTARPIAHRVADDLAPTGGADLAADYFEPVTAIAMAAHLGAGPEGADELRRWGQVLTDVANNFGRDPAVDARAAGVMADDAAVTALVGRLREHPDRSVISHLLHANRRGRDARPDADVLPVLKHLGLSVIEPGWLAAWTLVALWSEPDQLAAVRADRALLGAAVYEALRWSGPVGVLGRRTTRDVTLGGRDIPADSQIAAAIASANRDEDEFTDPDRFDLHRDVRTHLGFGVGPHGCPAHPLVTAAARTALDVLLERMPNVRPAPGTRAAPRGWKLRLTGPLHAVWDVAARKVS
- a CDS encoding glutamate decarboxylase → MSLQRVITDERDVQVAPVFAQRIDEDVIPKGRLPENPIPAGVAAGIVHSRLLLDGRAALNLATFCTTSAEPELERIYADTAAINLMNREEYPASSDIEQECINALAGLWHEDDGRFIGCSTSGSSEAAMLAGLAMLRRWRERGGTGTPNMVFGAHVHVCWPKFCNFWDVEARVVPLEEGRTTLDPELTAEAVDGNTIGVVAVLGSTQDGRYDPVAEIAAALDAVAADRGVDVPLHVDAASGGFVAPFLDVDVAWDFALPRVVSINASGHKFGLVYPGSGWCLWRDPEYLPESLVFDCNVLGGHHPTFTLNFSRPASGVIAQYYQFLRNGMAGYRMIAQRCQEVARHVAKGIEAVGPFDIVGDGEDLPVVAFRLRDPKAVGFTVYHLSEALKGDGWHVPAYSLPPNLEHVHVLRVVCRQGFTLDLAAKFLESLARHTEKLGSHPFPLPEATAPSFTD
- a CDS encoding GyrI-like domain-containing protein, which translates into the protein MSADRYDVKRELKRLYAPKNTDWALVDVPEQQFLAVDGRGDPNTSPDYARAVEALYTVAYAIKFTSKRAGRDLVVAPLEGLWWADDPEVFTTRAKDSWHWRMLISQPDWITEEAIEEAKRVASAKKDLPTVADVHRHVLHEGTSAQVLHIGPYDDEGPVLARLHGEWLRTNGLRMTGPHHEVYVGDPRRTEPARLRTVLRQPVR
- a CDS encoding PadR family transcriptional regulator — protein: MDLTPAELTLLGLLVERPRHGYELEEVITARGSREWTEIGFSSIYYLLAKLRDRGLVEEVGEPNARRGRARKVFGPTADGRRACARAAEAAVAELRPVFPPVLVGLANEPAIPPDRLRAALHRRADAVAAKITELRAAAAAQPHAPRFARAIFDFSLAQLEAEQRWLSAYRAEVTTTPDQEDGRP
- a CDS encoding sigma-70 family RNA polymerase sigma factor — its product is MSGNPPAADPTASSRVGPPERELVASARAGDGEAFRAVVEPYRRELHVHCYRMLGSVQDAEDVVQETLLAAWRGIGGYEERASVRTWLYRIATNRCLNALRAVSRRAPADQPDVAFPEPSHHRAEPLRLEPCPDALLDDVVDRGPGPEARYEQRESVSLAFLAAVQGLPAQQRAVLVLRDVLQFRAAEVADMLGTTENGVAGALKRARAAVAGDLPGRDRAPLPGSPRERRVVADFTRAFQAGDVAAIVAMLTDDVRLSMPPLPQEYHGPDAVGHFLASVALRDDRRHVLVPTRANGQPAYGLYVRDPGTSVPHPHGMLVLTLAGDRIAALTRFHDNALLPAFGLDA
- a CDS encoding helix-turn-helix transcriptional regulator gives rise to the protein MGDASQPEAHISAVAALDEPTRRRLYDFVVRRPAPVSRDEAAEAVGAARTTVAFHLDRLVAEGLLEVVHERRTGRTGPGAGRPAKLYRRSAEQIAVSLPDRRYELAGLLLADALTEAETSGEPPRAVLHRRARDLGRNLGETARADAPADQDGGPAVVEALESFGFEPRATGPGTSIVLGNCPFHTLARQHTELVCGMNLCLLDGLLDGLAATDLTARLAPSAGHCCVRFDPADR
- the folE gene encoding GTP cyclohydrolase I FolE, with the protein product MHGRPGVDVEAARRAVADLLVALGKDPASEHLADTPRRVAHAYAEMLTPREFDLTTFPNEEGYDELVLARGIPVQSLCEHHMLPFQGVAHVGYLPGERILGLSKLARVVELFARDLQVQERLTKQVAGWLLEHLAPRGVGVVVEAEHLCLSLRGVRAAGSRTVTSAMLGALRDDARTRQEFFALTGVRA
- a CDS encoding cation:proton antiporter encodes the protein MNQIQFALKVFAALAVVLAATTLCGRLAMAVKQPRVVGEMVAGVLLGPALLGAVAPGVQAQVFPADVKDTLYVLSTIGLTFYMFLVGSSLDHGLAAGRNMRRASALAVSGILPTFALGAGAAALFFGSLSPDGATRWEFMLFVGGALSITAFPMLARILQERGIANTPIGGLTLVAAAIDDAAAWVILAVIIAVAAAGSPFDAAGTVAGAAVFALLMLTVGRSLFAKLGARVEREGRMSRDVMALVLLVVLVAGWFTDYIGVFSVFGGFVTGLAMPQSSIVRRELETRLTDLNSILLLPVFFAFSGLNTQVSGFGAGGGLWWPLAVIMAVAFAGKYLGCAAVVRAQGFSWRYASAVGGLMNARGLMILIFINIGLAHGLVTPELFAILVAVAIVTTAAAMPIYRASLPESLERGATDLAPPPVAARKT